In Geminocystis sp. NIES-3708, a single window of DNA contains:
- a CDS encoding peptidylprolyl isomerase, whose product MNPSLQVGKIVITPENIFPLLAEKQMIAPLAREIILDQAVANIECTSEETMMAEQQFFMQMQMNPNEPQQLQTWLERNYLTREQLQQRILRGIKLEKYKQQTWSNDLESYYLKRKRQLDKIIYSLIRTKNPGQAQELYFRISEGEKEFAELARQHSQGAESETGGLIGPVELTVPHPEIAQKLMTSQPGQVLPPTRIGEWIVILRLEKYLAAQLDQNMKRRLLDELFNTWLNESIQKEVQFQLQGE is encoded by the coding sequence ATGAATCCTAGTTTACAAGTGGGTAAAATTGTTATTACTCCTGAAAATATTTTTCCTTTGTTGGCAGAAAAACAAATGATCGCCCCCTTAGCCAGAGAAATTATTTTAGATCAAGCCGTTGCTAATATAGAGTGTACCTCAGAAGAAACCATGATGGCGGAACAACAATTTTTTATGCAAATGCAAATGAATCCTAATGAACCGCAACAGTTACAAACATGGTTAGAAAGAAATTATTTAACAAGAGAACAATTACAGCAAAGAATTTTAAGGGGTATTAAGCTAGAAAAATATAAGCAACAAACCTGGAGTAATGATTTAGAATCTTATTATTTAAAAAGAAAAAGACAATTAGATAAAATAATTTATTCTTTGATTAGGACAAAAAATCCCGGACAAGCTCAAGAATTATATTTTCGGATTAGTGAAGGAGAAAAAGAATTTGCTGAGTTAGCTAGACAACATTCTCAAGGTGCAGAGTCAGAAACGGGAGGATTAATTGGTCCTGTGGAGTTAACTGTACCTCATCCTGAAATAGCTCAAAAATTAATGACATCCCAGCCCGGACAAGTTTTACCACCGACTAGAATCGGAGAATGGATTGTCATTTTAAGGTTAGAAAAATATTTAGCCGCTCAATTAGACCAAAATATGAAGCGCAGATTATTAGATGAATTATTCAACACATGGTTAAATGAAAGCATACAAAAAGAAGTACAATTCCAACTTCAGGGAGAATAA
- a CDS encoding peptidase domain-containing ABC transporter, whose protein sequence is MVYTVSSVGEFLSTVTPFKQLSQNTIQEISQHFQPLKYEMGQIMLIKEKIPPYIAIIYEGQARCIAYDPRNTLPISLQLLSNGNVIGWEGLIRGIPCETAIASTEVIALTLDREKFLELVNKHPSIKEYYQNQAGLIEVFDSLGYQLTHRATGEGNLKELARETIEKAKVYNLSSGKEKELPPPPENQVWVLSSGTIKNIEVGSAIPLNTKLTLDTDCRFISIELPDHRKLHKPNHTNNIQQDDIEDVWAEDSSTNTDNETPSITPSILMDNQDIPIADPSILQKQPNTLRIESKKPLKKYPFYGGKTEADVGIACMRMLSKHYKIPYRGEVLVRIIREQVQRSGRLSLDICGAITELIGLNAQLIGVPAGAFGRLEGPFLTKLSDSLVVIYATSDKTIIVADPTLSGVKEYKTNDFLEIWGQEGKVLLLQQTKETPQEKFGLSWFVPSLIKYKWSLIEVFIASFFVQLFALANPLMIQIIIDKVIVQNSPDTLQVLGIFLVVLAVFEAILSTLRTYSFVDTTNRIDMSLGSDIIDHLLRLPLRYFEKRPVGEISTRINELENIRSFLTGTALTVVLDAIFSVIYIAVMFVYSPLLTFVALGIIPIFVLLTLVFSPLIRRQLRAKAERNAETQSHLVEIMSGIQTVKAQNIELRSRWEWQERYAKYVGTGFKTVITQTLAGSASNFLNKLSQLLVLWVGASLVLQGDLTLGQLIAFRIISGYVTSPILRLAQLWQNFQQTALSLERLADIVDHPQEAEEDRDNIPMPLIEGALKYDNVCFRFKPHGPLQLNNVSIDFPAGTFVGIVGESGAGKSTMTKLVSRLYEPESGRILIDGYDVNRVELYSLRRQIGVVPQESLLFDGTVLENIALTNPDATTEEIIKAAQIAVAHDFIMNLPNGYNTRVGERGAGLSGGQRQRIAIARSVLQNPRMLILDEATSALDYNTEAQVCQNLIHAFHDRTVLFITHRLGTIQNADIIVVMDAGSIVETGKHSELMAMTGRYFYLYQQQQKSNNN, encoded by the coding sequence ATGGTATATACAGTTAGTTCTGTAGGAGAATTTCTTTCTACAGTTACACCGTTTAAACAATTATCACAAAATACTATTCAAGAAATATCTCAGCATTTTCAACCTTTAAAATATGAAATGGGACAGATTATGCTTATTAAGGAGAAAATACCTCCTTATATTGCTATTATTTATGAGGGACAAGCTCGTTGCATCGCTTATGATCCTCGTAATACTCTTCCTATTAGTTTACAACTTCTGAGTAATGGTAATGTTATTGGCTGGGAGGGTTTAATTCGAGGTATTCCTTGTGAAACGGCGATCGCATCTACAGAAGTAATCGCTTTGACTTTAGATCGAGAAAAATTTTTAGAATTAGTCAACAAACATCCATCTATCAAAGAATATTATCAAAATCAGGCTGGTTTAATCGAAGTCTTTGATTCCTTGGGTTATCAACTTACCCATCGTGCTACAGGAGAAGGTAATCTGAAAGAATTAGCAAGAGAAACCATTGAAAAAGCAAAAGTATATAATTTATCTTCAGGGAAAGAAAAAGAACTTCCTCCTCCACCAGAAAATCAAGTATGGGTACTCAGTAGCGGTACAATTAAAAATATTGAAGTGGGTTCAGCAATTCCTTTAAACACGAAACTAACTCTTGACACTGATTGTCGTTTTATTTCTATAGAGTTACCTGATCATCGCAAATTACACAAACCTAATCATACTAATAATATTCAACAAGATGATATAGAAGATGTTTGGGCTGAAGATTCTTCCACTAACACAGATAATGAAACCCCCAGTATTACTCCATCGATATTGATGGATAATCAAGATATTCCTATTGCAGATCCTAGCATTTTACAAAAACAACCAAATACTCTACGTATAGAAAGTAAAAAACCCCTCAAAAAATATCCTTTTTATGGTGGTAAAACTGAAGCAGACGTTGGTATTGCCTGTATGCGGATGTTAAGTAAACATTATAAGATTCCTTACCGTGGTGAAGTATTAGTTCGGATTATCAGAGAACAAGTCCAAAGAAGTGGACGTTTATCCCTTGATATTTGTGGTGCTATCACAGAACTAATTGGTTTAAATGCTCAATTAATAGGTGTACCTGCTGGAGCGTTTGGACGCTTAGAAGGACCTTTTTTAACGAAATTATCAGATTCTCTAGTGGTTATCTATGCTACCAGTGATAAGACTATTATTGTAGCAGATCCTACTCTTTCGGGGGTAAAAGAATATAAAACCAACGATTTTCTGGAAATTTGGGGACAAGAAGGTAAAGTTTTACTGCTCCAACAAACTAAAGAAACTCCTCAAGAAAAATTTGGTTTAAGTTGGTTTGTACCTTCTTTAATTAAATATAAATGGAGCTTAATAGAAGTATTTATTGCTTCTTTTTTCGTGCAACTTTTTGCCCTTGCCAATCCTTTGATGATTCAAATTATCATTGATAAAGTTATTGTGCAAAATAGCCCTGATACTCTTCAAGTGTTAGGGATCTTTTTAGTTGTATTAGCAGTCTTTGAAGCTATTTTAAGCACTTTGCGGACATATTCCTTTGTGGATACAACTAACCGCATTGACATGAGTTTAGGATCTGATATTATTGATCACCTTTTAAGATTACCCTTAAGGTACTTTGAAAAACGTCCTGTGGGAGAAATTTCTACCCGTATAAACGAGTTAGAAAATATTAGATCATTTTTGACAGGAACGGCTTTAACAGTAGTCTTAGATGCAATTTTCTCGGTTATTTATATTGCGGTTATGTTTGTTTATAGCCCATTATTAACCTTTGTGGCATTAGGTATTATTCCTATTTTTGTACTTTTAACTCTAGTGTTTTCTCCTTTGATTCGTCGTCAATTACGAGCAAAAGCTGAACGTAATGCCGAAACCCAATCCCATTTAGTGGAAATTATGTCAGGGATTCAAACGGTAAAAGCTCAAAATATTGAATTAAGATCTCGTTGGGAATGGCAAGAACGTTATGCTAAATATGTTGGTACAGGTTTTAAAACTGTTATCACTCAAACTTTAGCAGGTTCGGCTAGTAATTTCCTCAATAAGTTATCACAACTTCTAGTATTATGGGTCGGAGCTTCTTTAGTACTACAAGGAGATTTAACATTAGGACAATTAATTGCTTTCCGTATTATTTCTGGCTATGTAACTTCACCCATTTTACGTCTTGCTCAATTATGGCAAAACTTCCAGCAAACAGCTTTATCTCTCGAACGTTTAGCGGATATTGTGGATCACCCTCAAGAAGCGGAAGAAGATCGTGATAATATTCCGATGCCTTTAATTGAAGGTGCTTTGAAATATGATAATGTTTGTTTTCGTTTTAAACCTCATGGTCCTTTACAGTTAAATAACGTCAGTATCGATTTTCCTGCTGGTACGTTCGTTGGTATTGTGGGAGAAAGTGGAGCAGGTAAAAGTACTATGACGAAGCTGGTTTCTCGACTCTATGAGCCTGAATCTGGACGTATTTTAATTGATGGTTATGATGTTAACCGAGTAGAACTCTACTCCTTGCGAAGACAAATAGGAGTAGTTCCCCAAGAGAGTTTGTTGTTTGACGGTACAGTATTAGAAAATATTGCTTTAACAAATCCTGATGCTACCACGGAAGAAATTATCAAAGCGGCTCAAATAGCTGTTGCTCACGATTTTATTATGAATTTACCTAACGGTTATAACACTAGAGTTGGGGAAAGAGGTGCTGGTTTATCTGGTGGACAAAGACAACGGATTGCCATTGCTCGTTCTGTCTTACAAAATCCGAGAATGTTAATCTTAGATGAAGCAACCAGTGCGTTAGATTACAATACGGAAGCTCAAGTATGTCAAAACTTAATTCATGCTTTTCATGATCGCACAGTTTTATTTATTACCCATCGTTTAGGTACTATTCAAAATGCAGATATTATTGTAGTTATGGATGCTGGATCTATTGTAGAAACAGGAAAACATTCTGAATTAATGGCGATGACAGGGCGTTATTTTTATCTTTATCAACAACAACAAAAATCTAATAATAATTAG
- a CDS encoding HlyD family efflux transporter periplasmic adaptor subunit, which produces MNNGNGKNYIKTDTLLQGNSTDSEVINQTEESKINLDTSDFEKDVILKQSPIWSRTMAWSIMGVTTFAVAWAYFATIEQVITARGQLKPKTTVQEIQAPLSGVVRQVNVKDGEHIKKGDSLLIFDSEATEAQLQSLEDIRNSLVQENKFYRTLINSSLNPTEVQEAIRQLKLPPEIEALALNRSQLVAENQLYQIQLSEGTSSITELKPEQLARLEAAFAELNSRSGAAKLQSQQLEKQLTQTEVKLADAKKQVANDRKVLMEIKNRNEKSIIEAEESLKIDQQILDNITPLSEEGALATIQIERQKQQVQDRRRDLVDRKANGKIEFENQKQQVETRLAEIKQLEEEKARLRLNINQAEEQFKNTLAITEKDVRDRIAVNSQRIAELDSQINKVIVDNEKRIAETNSQISSAKQTIKYQELKAPVSGVVFDLQAGPGFVPKTGQSEALLKIVPDPGPDNPLIAEVYVTNQDIGFVQVGQDSDVRIDSFPYSEFGDIKGKVSFVGSDSLEPDPVYNFYRFPVKIELNAQELLIRGEPVILQSGMSVSVNIKVKENRTVLSIFTELFTKKVETLKQVR; this is translated from the coding sequence ATGAATAACGGTAACGGCAAGAATTATATAAAAACAGATACTTTGTTACAGGGAAATTCAACGGATTCAGAGGTTATAAATCAAACGGAGGAATCGAAAATTAATCTTGATACTTCCGATTTTGAAAAAGATGTTATTCTCAAACAATCTCCCATTTGGTCAAGGACAATGGCATGGAGTATTATGGGAGTCACAACTTTTGCTGTGGCTTGGGCTTATTTTGCTACGATAGAACAAGTTATAACCGCCAGAGGACAATTAAAGCCAAAAACTACCGTTCAAGAAATCCAAGCCCCCTTAAGTGGAGTGGTAAGACAAGTTAATGTAAAAGACGGGGAACATATCAAGAAAGGAGATTCGCTGTTAATTTTTGATTCTGAGGCAACTGAAGCACAATTACAATCTCTTGAGGATATCAGAAATTCTCTAGTTCAAGAAAATAAATTTTATCGTACTTTAATTAATTCTTCCTTAAATCCCACAGAAGTTCAAGAAGCTATTCGACAATTAAAACTTCCTCCAGAAATAGAAGCTTTAGCTTTAAATAGATCTCAATTAGTAGCAGAAAATCAATTATATCAAATACAACTATCTGAAGGTACAAGCAGTATTACAGAACTTAAGCCTGAACAATTAGCAAGATTAGAAGCGGCTTTTGCTGAGTTAAATTCTCGTTCTGGTGCTGCAAAATTACAATCTCAGCAATTAGAAAAACAACTAACTCAAACAGAAGTTAAATTAGCCGATGCTAAAAAACAAGTGGCAAATGATCGCAAAGTTTTAATGGAAATTAAAAATCGTAATGAAAAATCAATCATTGAAGCGGAAGAAAGTTTGAAAATTGATCAACAAATTCTTGATAATATTACACCTTTATCGGAAGAAGGTGCTCTTGCAACTATTCAAATTGAGCGACAAAAACAACAGGTACAAGATAGAAGGAGAGATTTAGTTGATCGCAAAGCTAATGGTAAAATTGAGTTTGAAAATCAAAAACAACAAGTAGAAACTCGTTTAGCGGAAATTAAACAATTAGAAGAAGAAAAAGCTCGTTTACGTCTAAATATCAATCAGGCAGAAGAACAATTTAAAAATACCCTTGCTATTACTGAAAAAGATGTTCGTGATCGTATAGCAGTAAATAGTCAAAGAATTGCAGAATTAGATAGTCAAATTAATAAAGTTATTGTTGATAATGAGAAACGTATTGCTGAAACAAATAGTCAAATTAGTAGTGCGAAACAAACCATTAAATATCAAGAACTAAAAGCACCTGTGTCTGGTGTGGTATTCGATTTACAAGCGGGTCCTGGATTTGTACCGAAAACAGGACAGTCAGAAGCATTACTAAAAATTGTACCAGATCCCGGTCCTGATAATCCTTTAATAGCAGAAGTTTATGTTACTAATCAAGATATAGGTTTTGTACAAGTAGGACAAGATAGTGATGTCAGAATAGACTCTTTTCCTTATAGTGAATTCGGAGATATAAAAGGTAAGGTTTCTTTTGTTGGCTCGGATTCCCTAGAGCCTGATCCTGTTTATAATTTTTATCGTTTCCCTGTAAAAATAGAACTCAATGCCCAAGAATTACTTATTCGAGGTGAGCCTGTTATTTTACAATCAGGTATGTCAGTAAGTGTCAACATTAAAGTAAAAGAAAATCGCACGGTATTGAGTATTTTTACAGAATTATTCACCAAGAAAGTAGAAACTCTCAAACAAGTACGTTAA
- a CDS encoding cofactor assembly of complex C subunit B gives MPQKEENQLVKNLPLIAGILGGFLLMINRLTTPTVLDSQARSDALGVILCAMLLLVSILLRQIESVPPQSVTLIGEETIEFANNLPVNIKTELAWASHLILNNTVSKSIIIYYQNQILLRRGILGYSKTINPGTILQRVMTTKKPVYLVDLKHYPGKVEFDYLPENIQGLICLPLNDQGAMIIATNIPRSYSKQDEYWIQGIAEKIALTLKM, from the coding sequence ATGCCTCAAAAAGAAGAAAATCAATTAGTAAAAAATTTACCCTTAATAGCAGGTATTTTAGGGGGATTTTTGCTGATGATTAATCGCTTAACCACTCCCACAGTTTTAGATTCCCAAGCTCGTTCTGATGCTCTTGGAGTAATTCTTTGTGCCATGTTATTATTAGTTAGTATTTTACTAAGGCAAATCGAATCAGTGCCTCCTCAAAGCGTTACTTTAATAGGGGAAGAAACAATAGAATTTGCGAATAATTTACCAGTAAATATCAAAACAGAATTAGCATGGGCAAGTCATCTTATTCTTAATAATACGGTGTCTAAATCTATAATTATTTATTATCAAAATCAAATATTATTACGTCGAGGAATCTTAGGTTATTCTAAAACTATTAATCCCGGAACTATTTTACAAAGAGTAATGACCACCAAAAAACCAGTTTATTTAGTAGATTTAAAACATTATCCGGGTAAAGTTGAATTTGACTATTTACCTGAAAATATTCAAGGATTAATTTGTTTACCACTAAATGATCAAGGTGCAATGATTATAGCTACAAATATTCCCCGTAGCTATAGCAAACAAGATGAATATTGGATTCAAGGTATTGCCGAAAAAATAGCTTTAACTTTAAAAATGTAG
- the rpaB gene encoding response regulator transcription factor RpaB, with protein METHKEKILVVDDEASIRRILETRLSMIGYDVVTAADGEDAIATFHATQPDLVVLDVMMPKLDGYGVCQELRKESDIPIIMLTALGDVADRITGLELGADDYVVKPFSPKELEARIRSVLRRIDKTGVAGIPSSGVISINAIRIDTNKRQVYKGDQRIRLTGMEFSLLELLVSKSGEPFSRSEILQEVWGYTPERHVDTRVVDVHVSRLRAKLEEDPSNPELILTARGTGYLFQRILEPGEKRANNIN; from the coding sequence TTGGAAACTCATAAAGAAAAAATCTTAGTAGTAGATGATGAAGCTAGTATTCGTCGTATTTTAGAAACCCGTTTATCCATGATTGGTTATGATGTTGTCACTGCAGCCGACGGAGAAGATGCCATTGCCACATTTCATGCAACTCAACCTGATTTAGTCGTGTTAGATGTCATGATGCCTAAATTAGATGGTTATGGAGTTTGTCAAGAATTACGAAAAGAATCTGATATACCCATCATTATGTTAACTGCCTTAGGAGATGTTGCCGATCGCATTACAGGCTTAGAATTGGGTGCAGATGATTATGTAGTTAAACCTTTTTCTCCTAAAGAATTAGAAGCTCGTATTCGTTCAGTATTAAGAAGAATTGATAAAACAGGAGTAGCAGGAATTCCTAGTTCTGGAGTAATATCAATTAATGCCATTAGAATTGACACCAATAAACGTCAAGTATATAAAGGAGATCAACGTATTCGCTTAACAGGTATGGAATTTAGTCTCTTAGAATTACTCGTCAGTAAATCTGGTGAACCCTTTTCTCGCTCAGAAATACTACAAGAGGTATGGGGGTATACTCCAGAGCGTCATGTTGATACTAGAGTTGTAGATGTTCATGTGTCTCGTTTAAGAGCAAAATTAGAAGAAGATCCTAGTAATCCTGAATTAATTTTAACAGCTAGAGGTACAGGTTACTTATTTCAAAGAATTTTAGAACCCGGAGAAAAAAGAGCTAATAATATTAATTAA